The Leucobacter chromiiresistens genome has a window encoding:
- a CDS encoding MFS transporter encodes MSETTHTASIEYGATQELSVKDANKVAIGALIGTALEWYDFFLFSAAAALVFNVQYFTSENATAAALASFATFGVGLAARPIGGIIFGRMGDSIGRRKVLMITIVGIGVVTGLIGLLPTYAAIGIAAPVLLVLMRVLQGLFVGGEWSGAMTIVVENAPLHLRARYAAIPQIGSPIGTIFSSGGFFVMTLILSQQSFDSWGWRIPFLIAFPLLLVAVYIRSKLEESPVFRQLEESGEVDKTPVASTFKHSWKQIIVGMAAALLGVGGFYLVTAFCVYYGVNVLGYDSSLMLLGSMVAAFVEIFMLLWGGMLGSKYGASRVILWGGVASAIVAIPAFLMLASGNPVLVVLAMTLAVAALSLPYAASGTVLTGLFPAKTRYTGVGLAQNTAGMLSGFIPLLATGFVAAAADHWWPAAAMLIFLSLFSAFAGAVAPRLSVKLPGFKH; translated from the coding sequence ATGAGCGAGACAACCCACACGGCATCGATCGAATACGGTGCCACGCAAGAACTGAGCGTCAAGGACGCGAACAAGGTCGCGATCGGAGCCCTCATCGGCACCGCTCTCGAATGGTACGACTTCTTCCTGTTCAGCGCTGCCGCCGCTCTGGTCTTCAACGTCCAGTACTTCACGAGCGAGAACGCGACGGCGGCGGCGCTCGCCTCGTTCGCCACCTTCGGCGTCGGCCTCGCGGCGCGCCCGATCGGCGGCATCATCTTCGGCCGCATGGGCGACAGCATCGGCCGCCGCAAGGTGCTGATGATCACGATCGTCGGCATCGGCGTCGTCACCGGCCTCATCGGCCTGCTCCCCACCTACGCGGCCATCGGCATCGCGGCCCCGGTGCTGCTCGTGCTGATGCGCGTGCTGCAGGGCCTCTTCGTGGGCGGCGAGTGGTCGGGCGCCATGACCATCGTCGTAGAGAACGCCCCGCTGCACCTCCGCGCCCGGTACGCGGCGATCCCGCAGATCGGCTCGCCCATCGGCACCATCTTCTCGTCGGGCGGCTTCTTCGTGATGACGCTCATCCTGTCGCAGCAGAGCTTCGACTCGTGGGGCTGGCGCATCCCGTTCCTCATCGCGTTCCCGCTGCTGCTCGTGGCCGTGTACATCCGCTCGAAGCTCGAGGAGTCGCCCGTCTTCCGCCAGCTCGAGGAGTCGGGCGAGGTCGACAAGACCCCCGTCGCCAGCACCTTCAAGCACAGCTGGAAGCAGATCATCGTGGGCATGGCGGCGGCCCTGCTCGGTGTGGGCGGGTTCTACCTCGTCACCGCGTTCTGCGTGTACTACGGCGTGAACGTGCTCGGCTACGACTCGTCGCTGATGCTGCTCGGCAGCATGGTGGCCGCGTTCGTCGAGATCTTCATGCTGCTGTGGGGCGGCATGCTGGGGTCGAAGTACGGCGCGAGCCGCGTGATCCTGTGGGGCGGCGTGGCTTCGGCGATCGTCGCGATCCCGGCCTTCCTGATGCTCGCGTCGGGCAACCCGGTGCTCGTGGTGCTCGCGATGACGCTCGCCGTGGCCGCGCTCTCGCTGCCCTACGCGGCCTCGGGCACGGTGCTCACCGGGCTCTTCCCGGCGAAGACGCGCTACACCGGCGTGGGCCTGGCGCAGAACACCGCCGGCATGCTCTCGGGCTTCATCCCGCTGCTCGCGACCGGCTTCGTCGCCGCCGCGGCAGATCACTGGTGGCCCGCCGCTGCGATGCTCATCTTCCTGAGCCTCTTCTCGGCATTCGCGGGCGCCGTCGCGCCGCGCCTCAGCGTGAAGCTGCCCGGCTTCAAGCACTGA
- a CDS encoding TetR/AcrR family transcriptional regulator — translation MRLDQRTIIDGVLELARTEPTSRVTFKRLGEHLGVDASAMYRHFRNKDELVRASLDRLSGWAAEAGRAASGTWRERVEVVVTRTAELSLEYPAIGKEGAVTDPAGPGDASAVEFLLEMLVEAGLSGDDLIRFYAAISGFMLAHSSAMANETFQRGPLARDGSIPWISTFGPIALSEYPLVDAHRDALLAVDGMTVFRAGVSAILDSVERAVSA, via the coding sequence GTGCGACTGGATCAGCGCACGATCATCGACGGGGTGCTCGAACTCGCGCGCACCGAACCCACCTCCCGCGTCACCTTCAAGCGCCTCGGCGAGCACCTCGGCGTCGACGCGTCGGCGATGTATCGGCACTTCCGCAACAAGGACGAACTGGTGCGCGCCTCCCTCGACCGCCTCAGCGGTTGGGCGGCCGAAGCGGGCCGGGCGGCGAGCGGCACGTGGCGCGAGCGGGTCGAGGTCGTCGTGACGCGCACCGCCGAGCTCAGCCTCGAATACCCCGCGATCGGCAAGGAGGGCGCCGTCACCGACCCGGCGGGCCCCGGCGACGCGTCCGCCGTCGAGTTCCTCCTCGAGATGCTCGTCGAGGCGGGGCTCTCGGGCGACGACCTCATCCGCTTCTACGCGGCGATCTCGGGCTTCATGCTCGCCCACTCCTCGGCGATGGCCAACGAGACCTTCCAGCGCGGGCCCCTCGCCCGCGACGGCTCGATCCCCTGGATCAGCACGTTCGGGCCCATCGCCCTCTCGGAGTACCCCCTCGTCGACGCGCATCGCGACGCGCTGCTCGCCGTCGACGGCATGACGGTGTTCCGCGCGGGCGTCTCGGCGATCCTCGACTCCGTCGAGCGCGCCGTGTCGGCCTGA
- a CDS encoding amidohydrolase: MTHTPTADTVFEHGWIYTGTEGSPVFGGIAVADGRILSTDAEEVARLAETAATRVDLAGRLLIAGFQDAHAHPVMAGVELLSCDLSGCDTAEETLAAVAAYAAAHPDLAWIQGAGWSMDAFPGGTPTRQMLDEIVPDRPVLLENRDHHGAWANTRAFALAGITAETPDPADGRFEREADGTPAGTAHEGAMSLFGEVRPRPTLDQAYAGLLAAQQHLVSFGITAWQDAAVGEFMGSPDTVPVYLRAARDGALKVRVRGAQWWNREDGDAQLGPILARRDEVARECHPDRLSLASVKVMVDGVAENFTAAMHECYRDHHGDATENRGISFFDPRDMARFVAALDAAGMQVHFHALGDRAVTDALDAVEYAREQNGASGNRHHLAHLQVVRSEDVARFAPLEATANIQALWACHEDQLDTLTLPFLADDAEDHHYPFGELVASGSRLAAGSDWPVSSPDPVQAIHIAVNRRSPGSDLPPLGPESQKLTLAQALDAYTQGTARVNHLDHATGRIEPGYYADLAILDRNLFELAREDLHTARVDETWIGGERVYARAEGAA, encoded by the coding sequence GTGACGCACACCCCGACCGCTGACACCGTGTTCGAGCACGGCTGGATCTACACCGGAACCGAGGGCTCCCCCGTCTTCGGCGGCATCGCCGTCGCAGACGGGCGCATCCTCTCCACCGACGCCGAGGAGGTGGCCCGCCTCGCCGAGACGGCGGCCACCCGCGTCGACCTCGCCGGCCGGCTGCTCATCGCCGGTTTCCAAGACGCGCACGCGCACCCGGTGATGGCCGGCGTCGAACTGCTGAGCTGCGACCTGTCGGGCTGCGACACCGCCGAGGAGACGCTCGCCGCGGTCGCAGCCTACGCCGCGGCGCACCCCGACCTCGCCTGGATCCAGGGCGCCGGCTGGTCGATGGACGCGTTCCCCGGCGGCACGCCCACGCGGCAGATGCTCGACGAGATCGTGCCCGACCGGCCGGTGCTGCTCGAGAACCGCGACCACCACGGCGCGTGGGCCAACACGCGCGCGTTCGCGCTGGCCGGCATCACCGCGGAGACGCCCGACCCGGCCGACGGCCGCTTCGAGCGCGAGGCCGACGGCACCCCGGCGGGCACGGCCCACGAGGGCGCGATGAGCCTCTTCGGCGAGGTGCGGCCGCGCCCCACGCTCGACCAGGCGTACGCGGGGCTGCTCGCCGCCCAGCAGCACCTCGTCTCGTTCGGCATCACGGCCTGGCAGGACGCGGCCGTCGGCGAGTTCATGGGAAGCCCCGACACGGTGCCCGTCTACCTGCGCGCCGCCCGAGACGGCGCCCTCAAGGTGCGGGTGCGGGGGGCGCAGTGGTGGAACCGGGAGGACGGCGACGCGCAGCTCGGCCCGATCCTCGCCCGCCGCGACGAGGTGGCGCGCGAGTGCCACCCCGACCGGCTCTCGCTGGCGTCGGTGAAGGTGATGGTCGACGGGGTCGCCGAGAACTTCACGGCGGCGATGCACGAGTGCTACCGCGACCACCACGGCGACGCGACCGAGAACCGCGGCATCTCGTTCTTCGATCCGCGAGACATGGCGCGCTTCGTCGCCGCGCTCGACGCCGCGGGCATGCAGGTGCACTTCCACGCGCTCGGCGACCGCGCGGTGACCGACGCGCTCGACGCCGTCGAGTACGCGCGGGAGCAGAACGGCGCGAGCGGCAACCGCCACCACCTCGCGCACCTGCAGGTGGTGCGCTCGGAGGACGTGGCGCGGTTCGCGCCGCTCGAGGCGACCGCGAACATCCAGGCGCTGTGGGCCTGCCACGAGGATCAGCTCGACACCCTCACCCTCCCCTTCCTCGCAGACGACGCCGAGGACCACCACTACCCCTTCGGCGAGCTCGTCGCGTCGGGCTCCCGGCTCGCCGCAGGCAGCGACTGGCCGGTGTCGAGCCCCGACCCGGTGCAGGCGATCCACATCGCCGTGAACCGCCGCTCGCCCGGCAGCGACCTGCCGCCCCTCGGCCCCGAGTCGCAGAAGCTCACCCTGGCGCAGGCGCTCGACGCGTACACCCAGGGCACGGCCCGGGTGAACCACCTCGACCACGCGACCGGCCGCATCGAGCCGGGGTACTACGCCGACCTCGCCATTCTCGACCGCAACCTCTTCGAACTCGCTCGCGAGGATCTGCACACCGCGCGCGTCGACGAGACGTGGATCGGCGGCGAGCGCGTGTACGCGCGGGCGGAGGGCGCAGCGTGA
- a CDS encoding thiamine pyrophosphate-dependent enzyme — protein sequence MSQSAGHLIVRTLEAHGVPRVYAVPGESYLDVLDGLHDSTIETVVCRQEGGAGFMALAEGRLTGLPGVAMVTRGPGAANAMIAIHTAWQDATPLVLFVGLIPVADRERDSFQEFSLTGWFGSTAKRVVTIDDADRAGELVAEALRVAAAGRPGPVVVGLPEDVLVELTDAAPSTPIPVPDPQPSAGEIAAIADRLARAERPAIIAGGDGWHTGAGRALLDFAADAGVPVFADWRAYDAVPHEGPAWAGWLGYGRADAVAAGYAAADLLVFVGCGRSDVMSDGYRLGFAAETVLVSMDPEAAMHAGRIDQQVLATPAAFVEALGAIDRASARGGRGMEWMDARAAAQQRFAAHRPDASVPGVAGVSGIPAGVEQPGVDLGIAFGELDDRLGGRAVLTFGAGNATIWAHRFVQHRTPASLVGARNGAMGLAVPAAVAASLAFPERPVVAVCGDGDFMMNGQELATAFAHGAAPLVIVVDNGIYGTIVQHQERHYPGRPSGTRMANPDFAAWMRSFGGHGERVERTEEFAAALDRALAAEGPALIHLLIDESVMPPAAGEIAA from the coding sequence ATGTCACAGTCGGCCGGCCACCTCATCGTCCGCACCCTGGAGGCGCACGGCGTGCCGCGCGTCTACGCCGTTCCCGGCGAGAGCTACCTCGACGTGCTCGACGGGCTGCACGATTCGACGATCGAGACGGTCGTCTGCCGTCAGGAGGGCGGGGCGGGCTTCATGGCGCTCGCCGAGGGCCGGCTCACGGGGCTGCCGGGCGTCGCGATGGTGACCCGCGGGCCGGGCGCCGCGAACGCGATGATCGCGATCCACACGGCGTGGCAGGATGCGACGCCGCTGGTGCTCTTCGTCGGCCTGATCCCGGTCGCCGATCGGGAACGCGACTCGTTCCAGGAGTTCAGCCTGACCGGCTGGTTCGGCTCGACCGCGAAGCGGGTCGTGACGATCGACGACGCCGACCGGGCGGGCGAGCTCGTCGCGGAGGCGTTGCGCGTCGCCGCCGCCGGCCGCCCCGGCCCGGTGGTCGTCGGGCTCCCCGAGGACGTGCTGGTGGAGCTCACCGACGCGGCCCCGAGCACCCCGATCCCGGTGCCGGATCCGCAGCCCTCGGCGGGGGAGATCGCCGCGATCGCGGATCGCCTCGCCCGCGCCGAGCGCCCCGCGATCATCGCGGGCGGAGACGGCTGGCACACGGGAGCGGGCCGGGCGCTGCTCGACTTCGCGGCCGACGCCGGCGTTCCGGTGTTCGCCGACTGGCGCGCCTACGACGCCGTTCCCCACGAGGGCCCGGCGTGGGCCGGCTGGCTCGGGTACGGCCGCGCCGACGCGGTCGCCGCGGGGTACGCCGCGGCCGACCTCCTCGTGTTCGTCGGGTGCGGCCGATCCGACGTGATGAGCGACGGCTACCGTCTCGGCTTCGCGGCGGAGACCGTGCTCGTGTCGATGGACCCGGAGGCCGCGATGCACGCGGGGCGCATCGACCAGCAGGTGCTCGCGACTCCGGCGGCGTTCGTCGAGGCGCTCGGCGCCATCGATCGCGCATCGGCGCGCGGCGGGCGGGGCATGGAGTGGATGGACGCACGTGCAGCCGCGCAGCAGCGGTTCGCGGCCCACCGCCCCGACGCCTCCGTGCCGGGCGTCGCCGGCGTCTCGGGCATTCCCGCGGGCGTCGAGCAGCCGGGCGTCGACCTCGGCATCGCGTTCGGCGAGCTCGACGACCGGCTCGGCGGCCGAGCGGTGCTGACGTTCGGGGCGGGCAACGCGACCATCTGGGCGCACCGCTTCGTGCAGCACCGCACGCCCGCGAGCCTCGTCGGGGCCCGCAACGGCGCCATGGGGCTCGCGGTGCCCGCCGCCGTGGCCGCCTCCCTCGCCTTCCCCGAACGCCCCGTCGTCGCGGTGTGCGGCGACGGCGACTTCATGATGAACGGGCAGGAGCTCGCCACGGCCTTCGCCCACGGGGCGGCACCGCTCGTGATCGTGGTCGACAACGGCATCTACGGCACCATCGTGCAGCACCAGGAGCGGCACTACCCCGGCCGCCCATCGGGCACGCGGATGGCGAACCCCGACTTCGCCGCCTGGATGCGCTCGTTCGGCGGCCACGGCGAGCGGGTGGAGCGCACCGAGGAGTTCGCCGCGGCCCTCGACCGCGCGCTCGCCGCCGAGGGCCCCGCACTCATCCACCTGCTCATCGACGAGAGCGTCATGCCGCCCGCCGCGGGCGAGATCGCAGCCTGA
- a CDS encoding helix-turn-helix domain-containing protein, with the protein MDARSAAALSDTPTPDDRGRWLELLAQLDPEALTDRFLSQVGAVPGYDPAPIPVSELRRTGTLSFISLIEGLRAGGFAAPVPVATDVGVSRARAGIPLTSLMTAIRHDFTVLWEALTRAASAADAELIVRHTNIVLRTVDDYVHQTEAAYLDELQRMNEERASVRQGLIAALFQDAQPGPERLQTIAADLGLAETAPLHVVAAVGDDIAALRVHISELERAGGRVYTHHLGETLIAFMRQTPLPGTRLAEVAARALDLRVGVARALAGVADLRQAAATARALALAFTADETGAMTWSRGWARLAARSLLDAGSPILADVHDALARCTPAERVRLEEAVRRYLDTGSIGAAAEALYCHRNTLANRLRRFADLTGVDPLVPADAARLVVGWA; encoded by the coding sequence ATGGACGCCCGCTCCGCCGCCGCGCTCAGCGACACCCCCACCCCCGACGACCGCGGCCGGTGGCTGGAGCTGCTCGCACAGCTCGACCCCGAAGCGCTCACCGACCGCTTCCTCTCGCAGGTCGGCGCGGTGCCCGGCTACGACCCGGCTCCGATCCCCGTCTCCGAGCTGCGCCGCACGGGCACGCTCTCGTTCATCTCCCTGATCGAAGGGCTGCGGGCGGGCGGATTCGCCGCCCCCGTACCCGTCGCCACCGACGTCGGCGTCTCGCGGGCGCGCGCCGGGATCCCCCTCACCTCGCTCATGACCGCCATCCGCCACGACTTCACCGTGCTGTGGGAGGCGCTCACCCGGGCGGCCTCGGCCGCCGACGCCGAGCTCATCGTGCGGCACACGAACATCGTGCTGCGCACCGTCGACGACTACGTGCACCAGACCGAGGCCGCCTACCTCGACGAGCTGCAGCGCATGAACGAGGAGCGGGCGTCGGTGCGGCAGGGGCTCATCGCGGCGCTCTTCCAGGACGCGCAGCCCGGCCCCGAGCGCCTTCAAACGATCGCCGCCGACCTCGGGCTCGCCGAGACCGCCCCGCTGCACGTCGTCGCCGCCGTCGGCGACGACATCGCTGCGCTGCGCGTGCACATCTCCGAACTCGAACGCGCGGGCGGGCGCGTCTACACCCACCACCTCGGCGAGACCCTCATCGCCTTCATGCGGCAGACGCCGCTCCCCGGAACCCGGCTCGCGGAGGTCGCGGCGCGCGCGCTCGACCTGCGCGTCGGCGTGGCGCGAGCGCTCGCCGGGGTCGCCGACCTGCGACAGGCCGCCGCCACCGCGCGGGCGCTGGCGCTGGCGTTCACCGCCGACGAGACCGGGGCGATGACGTGGAGCCGCGGCTGGGCGCGGCTCGCGGCCCGCAGCCTGCTCGACGCCGGCAGCCCGATCCTCGCCGACGTGCACGACGCGCTCGCGCGCTGCACCCCCGCCGAGCGCGTACGGCTCGAGGAGGCGGTGCGCCGATACCTCGACACCGGCAGCATCGGCGCCGCCGCCGAGGCGCTCTACTGCCACCGCAACACCCTCGCGAACCGGCTGCGCCGCTTCGCCGACCTCACGGGCGTCGACCCGCTCGTGCCCGCGGACGCGGCGCGCCTCGTCGTCGGCTGGGCCTGA
- a CDS encoding amidohydrolase, translating to MQLDLILTAREILTMHPERPTATSVGVINGRIVGFDEEIAGLDAAETHDFGDACITPGLIDAHCHTAWWGLGLTSIDLSATRGLDALYAQIAAEVERLDALGDPEAWVHGTGFNQAHHGGAFPDIARLDEITGERPLYLRHTSGHASITNTATLRLVGALDAEFENPTGGVVVRDAQGAPTGLLEEAAQGLVQALLLPYATERLVEALEAATSRYAEQGITSFTEAGVGGGWIGHSPIEVAAYQAAAERGRLHSRAQLMPAIDALRPLTGHAADFCREGEGAGLDLGIRAGFGDDAVRFGHVKVFLDGSLLGATAAVTEDYCGHDHNTGYLLDEPEVYRERALGAYRAGWPLALHAIGDAAIDLALDLIEEAQDRYGRRDVPCRIEHFGIARPDQVERAGRLRVAVTPQAGFISAFGDQMADRVGRDREGWLYRGRSVIDAGIVLAGSSDLPVADNNLRRGMQAAIDRRTENDTVLGAAEAITPEEALRTHTEWAARATGQIADKGTLERGKLADFTVFSASPLTAPRVADLDVVATVLGGALSYDSRR from the coding sequence ATGCAACTCGACCTGATCCTCACCGCACGTGAGATCCTCACCATGCACCCCGAGCGCCCCACGGCCACTTCGGTCGGCGTCATCAACGGGCGCATCGTCGGCTTCGACGAGGAGATCGCGGGGCTCGACGCCGCCGAGACCCACGATTTCGGCGACGCCTGCATCACGCCCGGCCTCATCGACGCGCACTGCCACACCGCCTGGTGGGGGCTCGGGCTCACCTCGATCGATCTCAGCGCGACGCGCGGCCTCGACGCGCTCTACGCGCAGATCGCCGCCGAGGTGGAGCGCCTCGACGCGCTCGGCGATCCCGAGGCGTGGGTGCACGGCACGGGGTTCAACCAGGCGCATCACGGCGGCGCCTTCCCCGACATCGCCCGTCTCGACGAGATCACCGGGGAGCGTCCGCTCTACCTGCGCCACACCTCGGGCCACGCCTCCATCACGAACACCGCCACCCTTCGGCTCGTCGGGGCGCTCGACGCGGAGTTCGAGAACCCGACCGGGGGCGTGGTGGTGCGCGACGCGCAGGGCGCGCCGACCGGCCTGCTCGAGGAGGCGGCGCAGGGGCTCGTGCAGGCGCTCCTGCTGCCCTACGCGACCGAGCGCCTCGTCGAGGCCCTGGAGGCGGCGACGAGCCGATACGCCGAGCAGGGCATCACGAGCTTCACGGAGGCGGGCGTCGGCGGCGGGTGGATCGGCCACAGCCCGATCGAGGTCGCGGCGTACCAGGCGGCGGCCGAGCGCGGCCGCCTGCACTCCCGGGCACAGCTGATGCCGGCGATCGACGCCCTCAGGCCCCTCACCGGGCACGCCGCCGACTTCTGCCGCGAGGGCGAGGGCGCCGGGCTCGACCTCGGCATCCGCGCCGGGTTCGGCGACGACGCGGTGCGCTTCGGGCACGTGAAGGTGTTCCTCGACGGGTCGCTGCTCGGCGCCACCGCCGCGGTCACCGAGGACTACTGCGGGCACGACCACAACACCGGCTACCTGCTCGACGAGCCCGAGGTGTACCGCGAGCGGGCGCTCGGCGCCTACCGCGCGGGCTGGCCGCTCGCCCTGCACGCGATCGGCGACGCCGCCATCGATCTGGCGCTCGACCTCATCGAGGAGGCGCAGGATCGCTACGGGCGCCGCGACGTTCCGTGCCGCATCGAGCACTTCGGCATCGCCCGGCCCGACCAGGTGGAGCGCGCGGGGCGCCTGCGGGTCGCCGTCACGCCGCAGGCGGGGTTCATCAGCGCCTTCGGCGACCAGATGGCGGATCGGGTGGGCCGCGACCGCGAGGGCTGGCTGTACCGGGGGCGGTCGGTGATCGACGCGGGCATCGTGCTCGCCGGATCCTCTGATCTGCCGGTCGCCGACAACAACCTGCGGCGCGGCATGCAGGCCGCCATCGACCGGCGCACCGAGAACGACACCGTGCTCGGCGCGGCCGAGGCGATCACCCCGGAGGAGGCGCTGCGCACGCACACCGAGTGGGCGGCGCGGGCGACCGGGCAGATCGCCGACAAGGGCACGCTCGAGCGCGGCAAGCTGGCCGACTTCACCGTGTTCTCCGCGTCGCCGCTCACGGCGCCCCGCGTCGCCGACCTCGACGTCGTCGCCACGGTGCTCGGCGGCGCGCTGAGCTACGACTCGCGACGCTGA
- a CDS encoding M20/M25/M40 family metallo-hydrolase produces MSERGEESTASTPAAPESALQPSATGSAADTIALLRALIREACVNDGSVGSGQEIRSVRVLQRFLADAVATGRVETHVLESAPGRASLVARLRGTGTDPDAPSLGLLGHLDVVPVDPDGWTRNPFGGDLIDGEIWGRGAVDMLYLTAAFACVLRDAALAPEPPRGDLVLIAVADEEGGGEYGIHWLVRQHPEVVRVTEALSESGGMRMGRHVAIEVAEKGSAGRRLVIHGKPGHASIPYGAKSASYRVGEVLQRLGEVMPAAQLGPLWNAFVSARIEDPALAERLRDPVRLDAALPHLGGIAGYAHAVSRITMSPTVLRAGMTHNVIPAMGTIDLDIRTLPGTTDAEVDHLLRVVLGPLADDIEIEHLRGWAATTSPSDTPLFAAIERAVAAVADAPVVPIMAAGGSDARVLRELGIPAYGFGLLGPDWSYERYREGVHGNDERIDVESVTLSLAALQRIVADRLA; encoded by the coding sequence GTGTCTGAACGCGGCGAGGAATCGACGGCATCGACCCCGGCTGCACCGGAATCGGCCCTGCAGCCGTCTGCGACCGGCTCGGCCGCAGACACGATCGCGCTGCTGCGCGCACTGATCCGCGAGGCGTGCGTCAACGACGGCAGCGTGGGGTCGGGGCAGGAGATCCGCAGCGTGCGCGTGCTGCAGCGCTTCCTCGCCGACGCCGTGGCCACCGGCCGCGTGGAGACGCACGTGCTCGAATCTGCGCCCGGCCGCGCCTCGCTCGTCGCGCGCCTCCGCGGCACCGGCACCGACCCCGACGCCCCGTCGCTCGGTCTGCTCGGCCACCTCGACGTCGTGCCGGTGGACCCCGACGGCTGGACCCGCAACCCCTTCGGCGGCGATCTCATCGACGGCGAGATCTGGGGGCGCGGCGCCGTCGACATGCTGTACCTCACCGCCGCGTTCGCCTGCGTGCTGCGCGACGCCGCGCTCGCCCCCGAGCCGCCCCGCGGCGACCTCGTGCTGATCGCGGTCGCCGACGAGGAGGGCGGCGGCGAGTACGGCATCCACTGGCTGGTGCGCCAGCACCCCGAGGTCGTGCGGGTGACCGAGGCGCTCTCGGAGTCGGGCGGCATGCGCATGGGCCGCCACGTGGCCATCGAGGTGGCCGAGAAGGGATCCGCCGGGCGGCGCCTCGTGATCCACGGCAAGCCCGGCCACGCGTCGATCCCGTACGGGGCGAAGAGCGCGTCGTACCGCGTGGGCGAGGTGCTGCAGCGCCTCGGCGAGGTGATGCCGGCCGCCCAGCTCGGGCCGCTCTGGAACGCGTTCGTCAGCGCGCGCATTGAGGATCCGGCGCTCGCCGAGCGGCTGCGCGACCCGGTGCGGCTCGACGCCGCGCTGCCGCACCTCGGCGGCATCGCCGGGTACGCGCATGCGGTGTCGCGCATCACGATGTCTCCGACGGTGCTGCGCGCCGGCATGACGCACAACGTGATCCCCGCGATGGGCACGATCGACCTCGACATCCGCACCCTCCCCGGCACCACGGACGCGGAGGTCGACCACCTGCTGCGCGTCGTGCTCGGGCCGCTCGCCGATGACATCGAGATCGAGCACCTGCGGGGCTGGGCGGCCACGACGTCGCCCTCCGACACCCCGCTCTTCGCCGCGATCGAGCGCGCGGTCGCCGCGGTCGCCGACGCCCCGGTCGTGCCGATCATGGCGGCCGGCGGATCGGATGCGCGCGTGCTGCGCGAGCTCGGCATCCCGGCGTACGGCTTCGGGCTGCTCGGCCCCGACTGGAGCTACGAGCGGTACCGCGAGGGCGTGCACGGCAACGACGAGCGCATCGACGTGGAGTCGGTGACGCTCTCGCTCGCCGCGCTGCAGCGCATCGTCGCGGATCGCCTCGCCTGA